AGTCATTTATCTAACAAGCACAAATCAGATTTTTGTATAATTAAGGAACATTAACGCATCATATAGATATGATAAATGTGGTTGGATAAGAGTTCTGCTAAGAATAAGCAGCGCTATGTGAGGATAAGATGTATCTAGAAGTACGGCAGTTGGATAAGGGGCTGTTCCTTTGTGAAGCCAACGGCCACTATAGCATTGAAGATATGTTTGTTGCTCAGAAAAAGCTGGCGAGTTTCATAGATCAGCATGGAGGACGTCAGTCAGTCATCATGCTGGATTTACGCACAGCAACCATGCCCCTGGAAGCTATGCTACCTTCTACGTGGAAAGCTTTTTTTGAGATAGAGCATCCTAGCACCAGGGCCTATGTCCTCATCGGCAAGTATATGTACCTGGGCATCTATGGCAATTTGCTTATGCGCTTGTTCAACAAACGCATTCTTTATGCCCGTACTGTCGAACAAGCCGAGAAGCTAGCGCGAGAATTTATAGAGAAGCATTATCCAGACCTCGTTAGCCCAGAGCGTATTGAGATCGAATAGTATTCCACAGCATCATCACACCTTGTATGATCAGGGCCATGCCGGTTGTTGAGGCATACGCCCCAGATAGTAACGTCGCATCAGCCAATGCTGTGTTACCAGCGCCCCAACTAAAATGCCTATAAAGGCCAGCATATCTTTTAGATGCTGCCAGAATGCCGCGCCGTCGTAAGCACTTTGTGCAGCGAGATAAGCTTGCACCTGTGCTGGAATATAACTATTCGCCGTTGAGTAGCGTACGATGAGCGGATTGTTCCAGACTTCGAACGTCAGCAAATTTTTTAGCTGGCTGAGTTCACCCGGCAGACGATACAGGCTGTTCGCCCTCAGATTGAGATAGCTCAGGTGACTGAGCTGGCCTATCTGAGGTGGGAGACTGGTCAGGTTATTGGCCGAGACATCCAGGTAGACGAGTTCCCTGAGCAAACCAACCTCCTGTGGGAGCGATTCAAGGCGATTATTCTTGAGATCAAGCGTCTGGAGCTGGGCTAGGTTGCCGACCTGGATGGGCATAACACTGATTTGATTCTGGCCCAGGTAGAGTATACGTAGATTATGCAGGCTACCTATTTCCGCAGGTAGAGAAGTGAGTTGGTTTTGCTCCGCAAAGAGGGATTGGAGTTGCGTTAACCAGCCAACTTCAGGCGGCAGCACCTGCAATTGATTATCCGATAAAGCCAGCCAGCGCAACTGTCGCAAATTGCCGATCTGCGGTGGCAAAGATGTGAGCTGGTTATGCGTCAGATAAAGTGCCTGGAGATCCGTTAGATACCAGAGTTCTGGCGGCAGTTCAGCCAAGCCCAGGCCAGCCAGAGAGAGTTCTTGCGCTCCACTGGCTGCCGCTGAGTAGATACGTGACAAGGCTTCTGTATAGGCCATGTTGAACGCGCTTTCTTCCTGTGCAAACGCTCCTGATGCACTCAGCAGCAGGAGGACGCCCCCCAATCCCAGTACGAAGGTGCGCACGACTCGGAACATGGCAAACTCCCCAATAATCTTATTTCCCCTGCGATACTATCAAAGTAGCCAATCTCCCATTAATAAGGCAATGCATAGTGGGTCAAGCGTGCGCGTAACGTCATTAAGCGGTAGGTTTGGGGCGTCATCAACGTATGATTGCTATAGGGTGGCAGGGGACAAACGCACTCCATAAGCGCTGAAAATCACGTCGCAACGCAATATCCACACTTTACAAAGCGCTGGCGTGCGGTGTATCCTACACAGTCGTTAACGACCGTGAGTCATCGACCAAATAGCAGGCAACCCACGCCCCGCATGGTCGGGGGAGCGCCGATCAATTGCTGCCTCAGCGCGCATATCGGCCTTGAGGGACGGAGGAAAAACATTATGGCAAGTAAACGTCGTATTAGTGGCAAGAAGCCGATGTTCGGCCAGAGCCGGAGTAAGGCTTACAATACCGTTAAGCGTAAGTTCAAGCTGAACATGCAGAGCAAGCGCTACTATGTACCGGAATACGACCGCTTCGTGCGCGTCCAGGTCACAGCCCAGGAAATGAAGACCATCGATAAGATTGGTTTGCTGGCATTTTTGAAGCGCCAGGACATTTCCATCAAGCAGCTGCTGCCGAAAGAATAAATCCGGCGACATCGCAAGATGGCATGATGAGGACGCCTCGCGGCGTCCTTTTTGCGTTCAGGCCTTCTAGGTATGGGGGTTTCTCAACAAATTAATCTGTTGATTCCGATGCGTTGAATGCCGCAATAGCAGGCGTCTCCTGCGAATCAGAGACAGATTTTGGTACCAGCGGTAGCAGAACATAGAATGTGCTGCCAACGCCCACTTCACTTTCCAACCAGATATAGCCCTGATGCAGCAAGACCAATCGTTTGGTGATGGCTAACCCCAGGCCAGTCCCACCGTGTTCGCGCTTAACGGAGCCATCAACCTGGCGGAAGGCATCAAAGATCATTTGCTGGTCGTCCTTGCGGATGCCAATCCCCGTATCTGCTACGCTAATCAGTACCCACTCCCGCCCTAGTTCTTGCAACACATCCATCGGCAGCGACATACCATAATCAACAATGATATGCTCCACACGGATACTCAAGCGGCCTTCGTAAGTAAACTTGACAGCATTGCTGAGCAAGTTGGTTAAGATCTGCTCTAGATGCTGCGCGTCCATCTCAATGACAGGCACATCGTCTTCAACTTCGACAAGGAGCGGCAGACTTTTCTTCTCAAGCTGGGGCGTTATATGAACGATGGACTGCCTGACGATCTCGCCAATATCGACTTTGGCATTTTTGACGCTGACGCGGCCTGCCTCAATCTTACTCAGGTCGAGGATGGAATTTATCAGCTCTAGCAGATGCGTGCCGCCGCTGTTGACGCGTCGCAAACGATCCACCTGTATCTCATTCAGAGGGCCGTAGATATTACCTATCAGCAGTTCACTGTAGCCGATGATCGCATTTAATGGCGTGCGCAGCTCATGGCTGATATTCGCCAGGAACTCGCTCTTAAGCTGGTTGGCTTCGACAGCCTGACGATAGAGTTCAGAATTGCGTACAGCCAGCGCCAACTGCGATGCAATCGTCATCAGCATGCTCTTATCGCTCTCGCTAAAATCCTGATTCGGATCTCGGCTATCCAGGCCCACGCTGCCGATCACATCATTATAGGCAATCATCGGGGCACAGAGCATCACCGGCGCGTTTACACGGTTGTACGTCTCGCGGCCTTCGTGTCCGTTACCCACAATATCATCCACATTATCCCAGGTGAGCAAGGATGTGCGGCGCTCACTGAGCATATTCTGTGCAGTTTCATAAGCGAGCGTGCCCGGTATAAGCACATCGTTGCCTATTAGTCCCCAGTCCGGGTACTCAGCCGC
The Phototrophicus methaneseepsis DNA segment above includes these coding regions:
- a CDS encoding leucine-rich repeat domain-containing protein, translated to MFRVVRTFVLGLGGVLLLLSASGAFAQEESAFNMAYTEALSRIYSAAASGAQELSLAGLGLAELPPELWYLTDLQALYLTHNQLTSLPPQIGNLRQLRWLALSDNQLQVLPPEVGWLTQLQSLFAEQNQLTSLPAEIGSLHNLRILYLGQNQISVMPIQVGNLAQLQTLDLKNNRLESLPQEVGLLRELVYLDVSANNLTSLPPQIGQLSHLSYLNLRANSLYRLPGELSQLKNLLTFEVWNNPLIVRYSTANSYIPAQVQAYLAAQSAYDGAAFWQHLKDMLAFIGILVGALVTQHWLMRRYYLGRMPQQPAWP
- the rpmB gene encoding 50S ribosomal protein L28, giving the protein MASKRRISGKKPMFGQSRSKAYNTVKRKFKLNMQSKRYYVPEYDRFVRVQVTAQEMKTIDKIGLLAFLKRQDISIKQLLPKE